aaataaaaaaaagacacacttgACATGCATGCAGCTGGACCGCACTTTGGCTAGCAAGCTCGGAACGATCAACATTCACTTCAGTCCCAAGTGTGGAGGTGGGCGTGGCAAGGCCCCGCCCGCCTCGACGTACGACGGAATACTGCATTGTTGGAAAGCTTCCGCTGAGATAAGTTAAGGTGAAGGCGTCCCTTTTCCTTCAGTGGAATACATTCCGAAGGAGGGGACCGAGTCGCGGAACTGTGCAAATCACACGGGGGAAGTAGCGCGGTCCAAAGGGACCATTTGTcattgcggggggtggggggccgtgtaccgccacccccccccaaaaaatacgtAACACACGCGGGCATTCGGACAAAGCGCGGCGCCACACGGATGGGACACAAAGTCcccaaaaagaaagacaacccccccccccaaaaagacagTTTGAGGCACGTCCTGTCGTCAAGTCTcttgtgcaaacacacacgcatccGACGCCACCGTCTTGCGTCCTCCGAGTGTCACACGCTCAGGGGCAGCAGGCCCGGGGGGGACGCGGTTCTGGAGGTCGGGGGCCCCCGGTCCAGTCCGTTGACGGTGCCGCTGTCACACGGCATGGCAAAATCATTGACAAAttcgcttttgtgtgtgtgcttgcgtgtgtgttggggggggggggggcactgctcACCCTTTGTCAAAGTAGGTGGTGTGCAGGGCGTGCGAAAACTTGGGGGCGTTGCCATTGACGAGCGCGCCGTTGTCCGCCAGCGCGAGGCTCTTCTTGGCCGCCTGGTTTTTGGCGAAGCTCCTGCAGGCGGCCAGTTTGGACTCCAAAGCCTGACCAGAGAGAAAAAACGTTTGCCGCCGTTCGTGAGCGCCAAGCGCACCGACGGCGGGGAGGACCCACCCCGACTTTCCGAAGCAGATCGCCGACGATGTTGAGAGCGGAGATTCTGGCCGAGGGCGTGAGGGACGAGCTGCCGCAGCCGTTGGGCAAAGCTGGCGACGACAACAACATTTTGAACGCAGCCCCCACccgcaaaacaacaaacaggatTTCCATAATAACACTTGAGTATTGGAGGCACACAAAGCCGCGAAAGCCGGGCACTGACCTCTGGGACCGAGCGAGGGTCGCTCGGCGCTTTGGCCCACCGGCGTGGCCGGCAGCGACAGCGAGGCCGGCGCGGCCGAGTCCGGCTCCGAGGTGGGCGAGCTGGGCGCCGACCTCCTGTCCGTCGTCCTATCGCGCACCGCCAGTTCCTGTCGCAGGTctgaaaaggaggggggggggcaccggcAAATCCAGTCACGCACACTTTGccagttggggttttttttgggggggaagggggggcgtCCGTACCTCGCGCTTCGTCTTTGAGTCGCTGCACCGACACCAAGAGGGATTCCTTCTCGTCCAGCTCGCTCTCCAGGAAGGCGTTTCTCTCGATGGCCTGGTTTAAGCGGCCCTCAAAGTCCTCCAGGGACACGATGGTTGCCCTGAAAagccccaaaattttttttaaaaaattaaaaatcaatcaatcaagaatTAGCCAATCAATAACAATGGCTGCCATTTCAAATGCGTCATTTGTTCGCCTAATCCGCATTCAATGAAATCTCAACGTGACTTTTCCTCCATGGAGTCTTGGCCCTTGGAAAGTCGGCAAAGGCCCGAACCGAGGCCGCCGGCCTCAAACGTGTCCTTTTCCACAAGGATGCAAATTTGACGGCCGGGAAAAAGAACGAGCAAGTCAACGCTTTCAATGGCCACACGTTGGCGCCAAAGCTCCACCTCTGGAGGCAAACGCCAGGTTCATTCACCACTGCGAAATCGGTCGCAAGCGAGTCGGGGGGGGGTCGGGCACCTCTTGGCTCTTTCGAGGTCGTCGTTGGCCTGCTCCAGCTTGCGCACCGATTTGTGGAGCTGCTCCTTGACGCTGCGCGTCCGGCCCAGGTCGTCCTCCAGCACGGAGATCTGCTGGTAGCTCTGGGCGTGCTGCTTCTCCAGCTTCTCCTGGACAGACAAGCCGCGCGGCGGCGAGTTGGCGTCTCTCGCCAGGAATCCAGGCGCGGGGGGACTGGACTTTGTCCCCCGGAGGTTTACCTTGAGGTTGTCCGCCTCGCTCTTGAGCCGCTCGTTCTCGCTCTGCAGGTCGCGCAGGCGCCGTTCGGCCTGGCCCAGCTGCGCCTCCAGCTCGGCCTCCAGCTCTTGGCTGCCCTCCTGGAACTCCTGCAGCTCCTCCCGGGCCTCGCGGCAGCTGCACGCAAACGCACGCGCGTACGCTCATCATCGCGTGACACGCGACGCGAGGGCCGCCGACGGCCAATGAAATCATTTTCGTCATTGGCCCGAAAAGGGAGGACGCGCCTGAAGCGACGCCTACCTTTGCTGATACTTCAGGGCTTGGGACTTCCAGTAGTCCACTTCTTCATCCTTTGTGGAGAACTTGGGAATCATCTCTGCGTCCATGTCAGGACTTCCTGAAAGGGAAACGTTAGCGTCAAGGTGGCGACTTGTCGGCGAGCCCCTCGGCAGCCCGGGGCGGTCTCGCGCTCGGCGGACGGACTGGACCCCAATCGGACCGGAAAAGGATCCTTTGTTGCCTTTCCAAACACGCGACAAAACAATGTGATGCGAATGACTCGGGCAAGAGAAAATCCGACACCGACCGGAATGATTTGAGAAAGCTTGAGTTTTGTTTTGCCAAAAAACATCTGCAACTCCATCTATCAGGCGTTGCTTTCTCTGGGGAGGCGTGTTGAACCCTCCCGCAAATGTGGTCTTTTTAAACTCCTGACATTGTTTACACTACGTTCGTTATAAAGGGAATGGTGTTGAGAGGGAGAAGCGACATGTCGAGTGTCAAGCACTCACTGTAACCGAGGCGCTGTCCGCCAGTTGACATTTCGATCCCATTTCAACATTGCAACGCAGCCGGCACGCGACGTCTCCGTTTAGCCCGAAAGGCCACCGTCGGGGACGTTCGTAAACGTCCGCGTCAGCATTTCCAAAGCAACCAGTTTGGAGCGAACGAAGACAAAATACGGGCCCTTTTCCCCCCACAATAAGCTAGCCAAACCGCGGTGGGCTCGAAGCGCCGCACGCTACGAAACGCCCCGAATGTCAATTCGGGGAACGGAGAAGGCA
This region of Hippocampus zosterae strain Florida chromosome 17, ASM2543408v3, whole genome shotgun sequence genomic DNA includes:
- the LOC127590470 gene encoding nuclear distribution protein nudE-like 1-B, with the protein product MDAEMIPKFSTKDEEVDYWKSQALKYQQSCREAREELQEFQEGSQELEAELEAQLGQAERRLRDLQSENERLKSEADNLKEKLEKQHAQSYQQISVLEDDLGRTRSVKEQLHKSVRKLEQANDDLERAKRATIVSLEDFEGRLNQAIERNAFLESELDEKESLLVSVQRLKDEARDLRQELAVRDRTTDRRSAPSSPTSEPDSAAPASLSLPATPVGQSAERPSLGPRALPNGCGSSSLTPSARISALNIVGDLLRKVGALESKLAACRSFAKNQAAKKSLALADNGALVNGNAPKFSHALHTTYFDKGGTVNGLDRGPPTSRTASPPGLLPLSV